A part of Nocardioides sp. WS12 genomic DNA contains:
- a CDS encoding aromatic ring-hydroxylating dioxygenase subunit alpha gives MSTYVNDDRETPRFQVNRAAMVDPEVFALERDKIFNHTWLYIGHETELKKKNDYKTRSVAGRPLIFARDAKGEVKVWINSCPHRGAMLCREDKGNARFLTCFYHGWSFSTAGEMVSMPGDESYGENFERPGLAAPAMVDSYRGFVFISFDPDIVDLSTYLAGAKEYLDLVCDQSEVGMEVLEGTHEYSVKANWKLLVENSIDGYHAVSTHQRYFEMVLAARGKLDPKALGDSRGIDLGNGHAVVAGAPATEGLFGRPLSEAGAAEREARFEHFAEIYGPGWVDRMKGNRNLIIFPNLVIVDLVMGVVVRKIDPITPDYMEVTAWELAPPEEGDELRKQRLDNFLTFWGPGGLASPDDVEALETCQVGFGSSRELVWSDMSRGMNKSVCNTTDELQMRTWWRRWNELVTGEQLPSEPKSPLDATFTAPRQDRASMASPTS, from the coding sequence GTGTCCACCTATGTGAACGACGACCGTGAGACGCCGCGCTTCCAGGTGAACCGCGCGGCCATGGTCGACCCCGAGGTCTTCGCGCTCGAGCGCGACAAGATCTTCAACCACACCTGGCTCTACATCGGCCACGAGACCGAGCTGAAGAAGAAGAACGACTACAAGACCCGCTCGGTCGCCGGTCGCCCGCTCATCTTCGCCCGGGACGCGAAGGGCGAGGTGAAGGTCTGGATCAACTCCTGCCCCCACCGCGGCGCCATGCTGTGCCGCGAGGACAAGGGCAACGCCCGCTTCCTCACCTGCTTCTACCACGGCTGGAGCTTCAGTACGGCGGGCGAGATGGTCTCGATGCCGGGCGACGAGTCCTATGGCGAGAACTTCGAGCGGCCCGGTCTCGCGGCGCCGGCGATGGTCGACTCCTACCGGGGGTTCGTCTTCATCAGCTTCGACCCCGACATCGTGGACCTGTCGACGTACCTGGCCGGGGCGAAGGAGTACCTCGACCTCGTCTGCGACCAGTCCGAGGTCGGCATGGAGGTGCTCGAGGGCACCCACGAGTACTCCGTCAAGGCCAACTGGAAGCTGCTCGTCGAGAACAGCATCGACGGCTACCACGCGGTCTCCACCCACCAGCGCTACTTCGAGATGGTGCTCGCCGCGCGCGGCAAGCTCGACCCCAAGGCGCTCGGCGACTCCCGCGGCATCGACCTGGGCAACGGCCACGCTGTCGTCGCCGGCGCACCCGCGACCGAGGGGCTCTTCGGCCGGCCACTGTCCGAAGCAGGCGCTGCCGAGCGCGAGGCCCGGTTCGAGCACTTCGCCGAGATCTACGGTCCCGGCTGGGTCGACCGGATGAAGGGCAACCGGAACCTGATCATCTTCCCGAACCTCGTGATCGTGGACCTCGTCATGGGTGTGGTCGTGCGCAAGATCGATCCGATCACCCCCGACTACATGGAAGTCACCGCCTGGGAGCTGGCCCCGCCCGAGGAGGGCGACGAGCTCCGCAAGCAGCGGCTCGACAACTTCCTCACCTTCTGGGGTCCCGGCGGCCTGGCCTCGCCCGACGACGTCGAAGCACTGGAAACCTGCCAGGTGGGCTTCGGCTCGTCCCGCGAGCTGGTCTGGTCCGACATGTCGCGCGGCATGAACAAGTCGGTCTGCAACACGACCGACGAGTTGCAGATGCGCACGTGGTGGCGCCGCTGGAACGAACTGGTCACCGGCGAGCAACTCCCCTCGGAGCCGAAGTCGCCGCTGGACGCGACCTTCACCGCTCCGCGGCAGGACCGCGCGTCCATGGCGTCGCCGACGTCCTGA
- a CDS encoding aromatic-ring-hydroxylating dioxygenase subunit beta → MTTTSFRAEHDAALSAEAERFLYEEADLLDDWRLPEWLELFLPEGQYLVPSTDLPDGDPGRDLFLVQDDRFLLEQRIGSLMKRSAHAEYPHSRTRRMVSNVVAGADDGGRVHIRANFAVFRMRNGAFDTYVGYYRHVLERNETGALRYLVRRSVLDLSALRPHGKVSIIL, encoded by the coding sequence TCCGCGCCGAGCACGACGCGGCCCTCTCCGCCGAAGCCGAGCGCTTCCTGTACGAGGAGGCTGACCTCCTCGACGACTGGCGCCTCCCCGAGTGGCTCGAGCTCTTCCTTCCGGAAGGGCAGTACCTCGTGCCCTCGACCGACCTTCCCGACGGCGATCCCGGACGGGACCTGTTCCTCGTCCAGGACGACCGCTTCCTGCTCGAGCAGCGCATCGGCTCGCTGATGAAGCGCTCGGCCCATGCCGAGTACCCGCACTCGCGCACCCGCCGGATGGTCAGCAACGTCGTCGCCGGCGCGGACGACGGGGGGCGGGTCCACATCCGGGCCAACTTCGCGGTCTTCCGGATGCGCAACGGGGCCTTCGACACGTACGTCGGCTACTACCGCCACGTCCTGGAGCGCAACGAGACCGGCGCCTTGCGTTACCTCGTACGACGCTCGGTGCTGGACCTTTCCGCCCTGCGCCCGCACGGCAAGGTCAGCATCATCCTGTGA
- a CDS encoding dienelactone hydrolase family protein, whose amino-acid sequence MDPAPDRLTHRLTDPEADMSDVILIQPTRTPLADGVEALEVRLGGTQRGLIILLTDETTPEVEVFEAMNTFAMEGFESLAVAVSPDIEVLAEARARMCGWSAEQTGIVGIGAGGTLALDLARRRTFGAAVSISPVPDVAAVAADPVLCTPWLGLFGADAGDVTTSDLVRLQNVLDDGSDVFSRVVVYPGVGVDFHRRTEDGISFSASYDGWQRTVEWLLARVAARLTPLAVSWRERQETAS is encoded by the coding sequence GTGGATCCCGCACCCGACCGACTGACCCACCGATTGACCGACCCGGAGGCCGACATGTCCGACGTGATCCTGATCCAGCCCACCCGCACCCCGCTGGCCGATGGCGTCGAGGCGCTCGAGGTCCGGCTCGGAGGGACGCAGCGGGGGTTGATCATCCTGCTGACCGACGAGACCACCCCCGAGGTCGAGGTCTTCGAGGCGATGAACACCTTCGCCATGGAGGGTTTCGAGTCCCTCGCCGTCGCGGTCTCTCCCGACATCGAGGTGCTCGCCGAGGCGCGGGCCCGGATGTGTGGCTGGTCCGCCGAGCAGACGGGCATCGTCGGTATCGGCGCGGGCGGCACCTTGGCGCTCGACCTGGCCCGGCGCCGTACGTTCGGCGCCGCCGTCAGCATCTCGCCCGTCCCTGACGTGGCTGCAGTGGCGGCCGATCCCGTCCTGTGCACCCCGTGGCTCGGCCTGTTCGGGGCTGACGCGGGCGACGTGACGACGTCGGATCTCGTCCGGCTCCAGAACGTGCTCGACGACGGCTCCGACGTCTTCAGCCGGGTCGTCGTCTATCCCGGGGTCGGGGTGGACTTCCACCGGCGCACCGAGGACGGCATCAGCTTCTCGGCGTCGTACGACGGATGGCAGCGCACGGTCGAGTGGCTGCTCGCGCGCGTGGCGGCCCGGCTCACACCGCTGGCGGTCTCCTGGCGCGAACGCCAGGAGACCGCCAGCTGA
- a CDS encoding non-heme iron oxygenase ferredoxin subunit, with product MESAQTVERRFACDDGELAPGESMTVPPGGGAKIAVAVYRNDEGTYFATADTCTHEDWSLGEDSDLEGNEVVCPLHMARFDIRTGVALCFPATVALATFEVVVDDGKVYVLG from the coding sequence ATGGAGAGTGCACAGACAGTCGAGCGGCGCTTCGCCTGCGATGACGGTGAACTTGCTCCCGGGGAGTCGATGACGGTCCCGCCGGGAGGCGGAGCGAAGATCGCCGTCGCGGTCTACCGCAACGACGAGGGCACCTACTTCGCGACCGCTGACACGTGCACCCACGAGGACTGGTCCCTGGGGGAGGACAGCGACCTGGAGGGCAACGAGGTCGTCTGTCCGCTCCACATGGCGCGCTTCGACATCCGGACCGGTGTGGCCCTGTGCTTCCCGGCGACGGTCGCGCTCGCCACGTTCGAGGTCGTCGTCGACGACGGCAAGGTCTACGTGCTCGGATGA
- a CDS encoding SDR family oxidoreductase, with amino-acid sequence MNRLQGKVAIVTGASPNIGGTLAAGLAAEGAVVLCADLSEDVAAATARRITDAGGDAIHLSGDVTDPAHAEAAVALAVERWGGIDILVNNAVFFQQQGVLDMEYDAFRRQLDVILGGSFLFTRAVGRSMIEQQREGSIINVLSTAAWQGQPGNVGYSTGKSGLINFTRSTAMELAQYGIRVNGFTPTATAPTDPEARQALEALLARPSAYRNDFVAQLPLGRLPTPDDYVGAVVYLASDESAMVTGTNITVDAGATAKYWPWIPHPTD; translated from the coding sequence GTGAACCGACTGCAGGGGAAGGTCGCGATCGTCACCGGCGCGAGCCCCAACATCGGAGGCACCCTCGCCGCCGGTCTCGCTGCGGAGGGCGCCGTGGTGCTGTGCGCCGACCTCTCCGAGGACGTGGCGGCCGCAACGGCTCGCCGGATCACCGACGCCGGGGGCGACGCGATTCACCTCTCTGGCGACGTCACCGACCCGGCGCACGCAGAAGCCGCGGTCGCTCTCGCCGTTGAACGCTGGGGCGGGATCGACATCCTCGTCAACAACGCCGTGTTCTTCCAGCAGCAGGGCGTCCTCGACATGGAGTACGACGCCTTCCGCCGCCAGCTCGACGTGATCCTGGGTGGGTCCTTCCTCTTCACCCGGGCCGTGGGGCGCTCGATGATCGAGCAGCAGCGCGAGGGCAGCATCATCAACGTGCTCTCCACCGCCGCCTGGCAGGGGCAGCCCGGCAACGTGGGCTACTCCACGGGAAAGAGCGGGCTGATCAACTTCACCCGCTCCACCGCGATGGAGTTGGCGCAGTACGGCATCCGCGTCAACGGGTTCACGCCCACGGCAACCGCGCCGACCGACCCGGAGGCACGGCAGGCCCTGGAGGCGTTGCTGGCCCGCCCGTCGGCGTACCGCAATGACTTCGTGGCGCAGCTTCCTCTCGGGCGCCTGCCCACTCCCGACGACTACGTCGGTGCCGTCGTCTACCTCGCATCCGACGAGTCAGCGATGGTCACCGGCACCAACATCACCGTGGATGCGGGGGCGACGGCCAAGTACTGGCCGTGGATCCCGCACCCGACCGACTGA